The following proteins are encoded in a genomic region of Arcobacter cloacae:
- a CDS encoding primosomal protein N', with the protein MFYYEVALLKSPLNNLTFQSEEKIDIGLKVFIKLRNRKVLDEAVIIKEVEKPTFDCTNISEITNEFYDEKMLQIANFISTYYVCSIGEALSIYNPFDKNIEKISNEEKFDSKIVLSSLQQKAKEFLDEKKQALLFANTGAGKTEIYIKIIEEHLNQNRQAVLLMPEISLTPQMQKRLEKVFGKSVAIWHSKITKKKKIEILKGLQEGSIRLIAGARSALFLPYFNLGVIVVDEEHDDSYKSDSKPRLNTKDLAIYIAKKYDLQLVLGSATVSSSSFHKIPFFRLNETFHKTKKVYSFDDSQSNLSSKIIEKIEKTIKDKNQVIVFLPTRANFKYQICTTCGKSVECPFCSVSMSLHKNDLALKCHYCGYTQKIPDSCPSCNSGIIHNLRVGTAQIEEELKFHFPNNKIKRFDRDEIKTDNQLKTVLNEFNDGKIDILVGTQMLSKGHDYHNVKLAVVLGIDSVLNMNSYKSREKALSLLIQISGRSGRSGEGEVIIQTKNQEFFSHYLNESNYEEFLKSELEFRQDFYPPFLKMAKVIFSSSNGLKVKDEMEDYAKIFKDNKQIEVIGFGQSPIFKMANKYRYEILLRSNNIKALLNALHSINSPNAIIDMDTIY; encoded by the coding sequence ATGTTTTATTATGAAGTTGCTTTATTAAAATCCCCTTTGAATAATCTTACTTTTCAAAGTGAAGAGAAAATAGATATTGGTTTAAAAGTATTTATAAAACTAAGAAATAGAAAAGTTTTAGATGAAGCTGTTATTATAAAAGAGGTTGAGAAACCAACTTTTGATTGTACAAATATAAGTGAAATAACAAATGAATTTTATGATGAAAAAATGCTTCAAATAGCAAATTTTATCTCTACATATTATGTTTGTTCAATTGGTGAGGCTTTAAGTATTTATAATCCTTTTGATAAAAATATAGAAAAAATTTCAAACGAAGAGAAATTTGATAGTAAAATTGTTTTATCTTCTTTGCAACAAAAGGCTAAAGAGTTTTTAGATGAAAAAAAACAGGCTTTACTTTTTGCAAATACAGGAGCTGGAAAGACTGAAATTTATATAAAAATTATAGAAGAACATCTAAATCAAAATAGACAAGCAGTCTTACTTATGCCTGAAATTTCTTTAACTCCTCAAATGCAAAAAAGATTGGAAAAAGTTTTTGGTAAAAGTGTTGCTATTTGGCACTCAAAAATCACAAAAAAGAAAAAAATTGAGATTTTAAAAGGTTTACAAGAAGGAAGTATAAGATTAATCGCAGGTGCAAGATCAGCTCTATTTTTACCATATTTTAATCTTGGAGTTATTGTTGTAGATGAAGAGCATGATGATTCATATAAAAGTGATTCAAAACCAAGACTAAATACTAAAGATTTAGCAATTTATATAGCTAAAAAATATGATTTACAGTTAGTTTTAGGAAGTGCAACTGTAAGTAGTAGTTCTTTTCATAAAATACCATTTTTTAGACTAAATGAAACTTTTCATAAAACAAAGAAAGTTTATAGTTTTGATGATAGTCAATCAAATTTGTCTTCTAAAATTATAGAAAAAATAGAAAAAACAATAAAAGATAAAAATCAAGTAATTGTATTTTTACCTACACGCGCAAATTTTAAATATCAGATTTGTACAACTTGTGGAAAATCTGTTGAGTGCCCATTTTGTTCAGTTTCTATGAGTTTACATAAGAATGATTTGGCATTAAAGTGCCATTATTGTGGATATACTCAAAAAATACCTGATTCTTGTCCTTCTTGTAATAGTGGAATTATTCATAATTTACGAGTTGGAACAGCACAAATTGAGGAGGAGTTAAAATTTCATTTTCCAAATAATAAAATAAAAAGATTTGATAGGGATGAAATAAAAACAGATAATCAATTAAAAACAGTTTTAAATGAGTTTAATGATGGAAAAATTGATATTTTAGTGGGAACACAAATGCTTTCAAAAGGGCATGATTACCATAATGTAAAACTTGCTGTTGTTCTTGGAATAGATTCAGTTTTAAATATGAATTCTTATAAATCTAGGGAAAAAGCTCTATCTTTATTGATTCAAATCTCAGGAAGAAGTGGAAGAAGTGGTGAGGGTGAAGTGATAATTCAAACAAAAAATCAAGAGTTTTTTAGTCACTACTTAAATGAATCAAATTATGAAGAGTTTTTAAAAAGCGAATTAGAGTTTCGTCAGGATTTTTATCCACCATTTTTAAAAATGGCAAAAGTGATTTTTTCAAGTTCAAATGGCTTAAAAGTAAAAGATGAAATGGAAGATTATGCAAAGATTTTTAAAGATAATAAACAAATAGAAGTTATTGGTTTTGGGCAGAGTCCTATTTTTAAAATGGCAAATAAATATAGGTATGAAATTCTTCTTCGTTCAAATAATATAAAAGCACTTTTAAATGCTTTACACTCTATAAATTCACCAAATGCCATAATTGATATGGATACGATTTATTAA
- a CDS encoding DEAD/DEAH box helicase gives MKKAIYKPTKQNTIILNEFDDYCEILLDGDYKTVSKSDIEFFSEIKISSLDELKKNIFINCVNKPLNDILYSYNTNRLTPETHQYKPLIKFLNSENNRVLIADEVGLGKTIEAGMIFKEIDKREELKVSLIVVPSSLTLKWKEELEIRFEEFFTIKKTNEFINFIDEYDSYHSSRIMNEKIIISYHTLRDEKVIKKLKSSLFEVDFLIMDEAHTMRNYGTTTYESAQLITSISEHIIFLSATPVQNSLNDLFNILTLLDEDYFKDFDYFEKMISPNFLIHKVIAYLRNNYTLSDIKNLINENSKNDFSSSLNNIFDEILALENIDSVQKVNFINSLMECDYLSFIINRTKKKDVGRSIPRSAKSAIINLNTQEQDYYDSVIEFVKFLNPSTPQGFITIMPERMASSSMIASLESFKQVKESGKLFIKDIDDLDDYYEDMDIRKEAIKYLDNIIEKGNLIGDNDSKFLKFEEILKDIKSQNIKQMIVFSFFKKTLDYLEIKLKELGYSVGKIHGDFSIEERFSKIKEFKKGSFDILLSSEVGSEGLDMQFCNVVINYDLPWNPMRVEQRIGRIDRIGQKFEKLHIFNLCIKGSIEDRIYNRLYTKLNVFEQSIGELEPILGNLEEKLNISELIHLSQEEIDKKIHLQELAIKKQEIEVKEQNSQVDKLLNEDVNYEQKENNFLNQNKTTLLQEESKKIFIKYLEENQINFLELKDGNIKLSSENFKSFFNNLKASMSDKKTLKYKEERAILQKINRYKELKVSFSTNNNDEFQTLYLYLNHPIIMMMLANKTHSTVYTNVLNEKYQNMYGVIFRVDFKALKPKSIIKTIILNKNLEFVEELDYFEFIKDCIPTDDLRNSDLENIKNKSISIVAKNVESIKEDESQKQMRLINIKIDSINSYFEKQINKVKKLEQKVLQEDVKRMRIGEIENLKNQKSKKIEELENQKEIQSSFEILGVMEIR, from the coding sequence ATGAAAAAAGCTATTTATAAACCTACGAAACAAAATACAATAATCTTAAATGAATTTGATGATTATTGTGAGATTTTATTAGATGGAGATTATAAAACAGTTTCTAAAAGTGATATTGAGTTTTTTTCTGAAATAAAAATTTCTTCTCTTGATGAATTGAAAAAAAATATTTTTATAAATTGCGTTAATAAACCATTGAATGATATATTGTATTCATATAATACCAATAGACTAACACCTGAAACGCACCAATATAAGCCATTGATAAAGTTTTTAAATTCTGAAAATAATAGAGTTTTAATAGCTGATGAAGTAGGACTTGGGAAAACTATCGAAGCAGGTATGATTTTTAAAGAAATTGATAAAAGAGAAGAGTTAAAAGTATCTTTAATAGTTGTTCCTTCTTCTTTAACTTTAAAGTGGAAAGAAGAGCTAGAAATAAGATTTGAAGAGTTTTTTACTATCAAAAAAACAAATGAATTCATAAACTTTATAGATGAATATGATAGTTACCATTCAAGTAGAATTATGAATGAGAAAATTATCATTTCATATCATACTCTAAGAGATGAAAAAGTAATTAAAAAATTAAAAAGTAGTCTATTTGAAGTTGATTTTTTGATAATGGATGAAGCCCATACAATGAGAAATTATGGAACAACTACTTATGAATCAGCACAACTAATAACTTCAATATCTGAACATATTATATTTTTATCAGCAACGCCTGTTCAAAACTCACTTAATGATTTGTTTAATATTTTAACTTTACTTGATGAAGATTATTTTAAAGATTTTGATTATTTTGAAAAAATGATTAGTCCAAATTTTTTGATTCATAAAGTTATTGCATATTTGAGAAATAATTACACTCTATCTGATATAAAGAATCTAATAAATGAAAATTCAAAAAATGATTTTTCATCTTCTCTAAATAATATTTTTGATGAAATTTTAGCATTAGAAAATATTGATAGTGTACAAAAAGTAAATTTTATTAACAGCCTTATGGAATGTGATTATCTAAGTTTTATAATAAATAGAACAAAGAAAAAAGATGTAGGTCGTTCTATTCCAAGAAGTGCAAAATCAGCAATCATTAATCTAAACACACAAGAGCAAGATTATTATGATAGTGTAATTGAATTTGTAAAGTTTTTAAATCCATCAACACCACAAGGCTTTATAACAATAATGCCTGAAAGAATGGCTAGTTCTTCAATGATAGCTTCTTTAGAGAGTTTCAAACAAGTAAAAGAGAGTGGAAAGTTATTTATAAAAGATATAGATGATTTGGATGATTATTATGAAGATATGGATATTAGAAAAGAAGCTATAAAATATTTGGATAATATCATTGAAAAAGGTAATTTGATTGGTGATAATGATTCAAAATTTTTGAAATTTGAAGAGATATTAAAAGATATAAAATCTCAAAATATAAAGCAAATGATAGTTTTCTCTTTTTTCAAAAAGACTTTAGATTATTTGGAAATAAAATTAAAAGAGTTGGGTTATAGTGTTGGAAAAATTCATGGAGATTTTTCTATTGAAGAGAGATTTTCAAAAATAAAAGAGTTTAAAAAAGGCTCTTTTGATATTTTACTTTCATCAGAAGTTGGAAGTGAAGGATTAGATATGCAGTTTTGTAATGTAGTAATAAACTATGATTTACCTTGGAATCCAATGAGAGTTGAGCAAAGAATAGGAAGAATTGATAGGATTGGTCAAAAGTTTGAGAAACTTCATATTTTTAATCTTTGTATTAAAGGTTCTATTGAAGATAGAATTTACAATAGACTTTATACAAAACTAAATGTTTTTGAACAATCAATAGGAGAGTTAGAACCTATTTTAGGAAATTTGGAAGAAAAATTAAATATATCAGAATTGATTCATTTATCACAAGAAGAGATAGACAAAAAGATACATTTACAAGAATTAGCAATAAAAAAACAAGAAATAGAAGTAAAAGAGCAAAATTCACAAGTCGATAAACTTTTAAATGAAGATGTAAATTATGAACAAAAAGAGAATAATTTTTTAAATCAAAATAAAACTACTCTTTTACAAGAAGAGAGTAAAAAAATATTTATCAAATATTTAGAAGAAAATCAAATAAATTTTTTAGAGCTAAAAGATGGAAATATAAAACTATCAAGTGAAAATTTCAAAAGTTTTTTCAATAATCTAAAAGCTTCAATGAGTGATAAAAAAACACTAAAATATAAAGAAGAAAGAGCTATTTTACAAAAAATAAATAGATATAAAGAGTTAAAAGTTAGTTTTTCTACAAATAATAATGATGAATTTCAAACTTTATATTTGTATTTAAATCATCCAATTATTATGATGATGTTGGCAAACAAAACACATAGTACAGTTTATACAAATGTTTTAAATGAAAAATATCAAAATATGTATGGAGTAATATTTAGAGTTGATTTTAAAGCTTTAAAACCAAAATCTATTATAAAAACAATTATTTTAAATAAGAATTTAGAATTTGTAGAGGAATTAGACTATTTTGAATTTATAAAAGATTGTATCCCAACAGATGATTTAAGAAATAGTGATTTAGAAAATATAAAAAATAAATCTATTTCAATAGTTGCAAAAAATGTTGAAAGTATAAAAGAAGATGAATCTCAAAAGCAAATGAGATTAATAAATATCAAAATAGATTCAATAAACAGCTACTTTGAAAAACAAATAAATAAAGTCAAAAAACTAGAACAAAAAGTTTTACAAGAAGATGTAAAGCGAATGAGAATAGGTGAAATAGAAAATTTAAAAAATCAAAAATCAAAAAAGATAGAAGAACTTGAAAATCAAAAAGAGATTCAAAGTAGTTTTGAAATTTTGGGTGTTATGGAGATAAGATGA
- a CDS encoding prepilin-type N-terminal cleavage/methylation domain-containing protein: MKGFSLLEIIIAIVLISIIMAFAIPKFSQINDKTYITTLKSELSLIRQAIAKSKNEKVLLSNNQKINNLDDASINKKNEKLFTKVIDFDIVSTDLTEKKLGSWAKTSSNSYSFYTATNTFLFTLEQSVFLCKSEEKLCKEIE, translated from the coding sequence ATAAAAGGCTTTTCTTTATTAGAAATCATAATAGCAATAGTTTTAATCTCTATAATAATGGCTTTTGCTATTCCTAAATTTAGTCAAATAAATGACAAAACTTATATAACTACTTTAAAATCAGAACTTTCTTTAATTCGTCAAGCAATTGCAAAATCAAAAAATGAAAAAGTTTTATTATCGAATAATCAAAAAATAAATAATTTAGATGATGCTTCAATAAATAAAAAAAATGAAAAACTTTTTACTAAAGTCATAGATTTTGACATTGTTTCTACAGATTTAACTGAAAAGAAATTAGGAAGTTGGGCTAAAACTTCATCGAATAGTTACTCTTTTTATACAGCTACTAATACTTTTTTATTTACTTTAGAACAGAGTGTTTTTTTGTGTAAAAGTGAAGAGAAATTATGTAAAGAGATAGAATAA
- a CDS encoding tetrahydrodipicolinate N-succinyltransferase N-terminal domain-containing protein yields MAYTKDEFKQLVDDIQSQSWYKNPIGFGIAKVDRGQINKDKILQATFPVINWNENFGSAAVLLNALKVAGENVDTSKSELVCKISDEFLTSCIEAFRPFIPEAKGEAHKNVQVISTLASLPIDSGLSADDYRVVFIFEDAAPESTEAVYLKLYALSTAKAALRSLNLNGAFGKLHNCAWVGNQPIELDWLRANEIVLKLSGKYPNIDFVDKFPRLLQHVILADNTRILDSGKVRMGAQLAAGTTVMPGAAYINFNAGTLGSVMVEGRISSSAVVGAGSDVGGGASILGVLSGTDGVPVTIGENTLLGANSCTGTAIGDGCILDAGVTILPGTKIALSDKAVEQLKAINPGKEISNVMKGSDFQGVNGVHFRVNSSTGQTIAMRSTREVKLNADLH; encoded by the coding sequence ATGGCTTATACAAAAGACGAATTTAAACAATTAGTAGATGATATTCAATCACAATCTTGGTACAAAAATCCAATTGGATTTGGTATTGCAAAAGTAGATAGAGGACAAATTAATAAAGATAAAATACTTCAAGCAACTTTCCCTGTGATAAATTGGAATGAAAATTTTGGAAGTGCAGCAGTATTATTAAATGCTTTAAAAGTAGCAGGAGAGAATGTAGATACTTCAAAATCAGAGTTAGTATGCAAAATAAGTGATGAGTTTTTAACTTCTTGTATTGAAGCTTTTAGACCATTTATTCCTGAAGCAAAAGGTGAAGCACATAAAAATGTTCAAGTTATATCAACACTTGCATCTTTACCAATTGATTCAGGACTAAGTGCTGATGATTATAGAGTTGTATTTATTTTTGAAGACGCAGCACCTGAAAGTACAGAAGCTGTATATTTAAAACTTTATGCACTTTCAACAGCAAAAGCAGCTTTAAGAAGCTTAAATCTAAATGGTGCATTTGGAAAATTACACAACTGCGCTTGGGTTGGAAATCAACCAATTGAACTTGACTGGTTAAGAGCAAATGAAATCGTGTTAAAACTTTCTGGAAAATATCCAAATATTGATTTTGTTGATAAATTCCCAAGATTATTACAACATGTTATTCTAGCTGACAATACTAGAATCTTAGATTCTGGAAAAGTAAGAATGGGAGCTCAATTAGCAGCTGGAACAACTGTAATGCCAGGAGCTGCTTATATCAACTTTAATGCAGGAACTTTAGGTTCTGTTATGGTTGAAGGAAGAATCTCTTCAAGTGCAGTTGTTGGAGCTGGAAGTGACGTTGGTGGAGGAGCTTCAATCCTTGGAGTTCTATCAGGAACTGATGGAGTACCTGTAACTATTGGAGAAAATACACTTTTAGGTGCTAACTCTTGTACAGGAACTGCAATTGGTGATGGTTGTATTTTAGATGCAGGTGTTACAATCTTACCTGGAACTAAAATAGCACTTTCTGATAAAGCTGTTGAGCAATTAAAAGCAATAAATCCAGGAAAAGAGATTTCAAATGTTATGAAAGGAAGTGACTTCCAAGGAGTAAATGGAGTTCATTTTAGAGTAAACTCAAGTACAGGTCAGACTATTGCTATGAGAAGTACAAGAGAAGTTAAATTAAACGCTGATTTACACTAA
- a CDS encoding helix-turn-helix transcriptional regulator, translating to MSHLIDIIIAKLLLKNKMDFQNRINRLSLILELLSKGYDLSTPSLVDRFGVSKKIIQTDFKEYILPLFVDERIYYDYSSKTYKAKNNFLTKTLFSVDELSIIAILKNKSKDKYSDEDLSPKVDSLFLKFEDELTNKLYQTTSIEKIDNFKNEIIQIKNAVESKSIIKCFYNDKNREIYPLKILNLEGFWYLITYEPIDNKIKTFHLNTIKNIEVLNTHFSFDEEKIKTFDNAISAYYKPNNESILVQLFIDSKVSRYFLRKPLNKTQRVLKIYDDESVDLELTITDYMEIIPTIQRYIPHIGVIEPDELKNKVKENVEIYLKRFE from the coding sequence GTGAGTCATTTGATTGATATAATAATTGCTAAATTATTATTAAAGAATAAAATGGATTTTCAAAATAGAATAAATAGATTATCACTAATACTAGAACTATTAAGTAAAGGCTATGATTTATCTACACCAAGTCTAGTTGATAGATTTGGTGTTTCTAAAAAAATCATTCAAACTGATTTTAAAGAGTATATTTTACCTTTGTTTGTAGATGAAAGAATCTATTATGATTATTCTTCAAAAACTTATAAAGCAAAAAACAACTTTCTAACAAAAACTTTGTTTAGTGTAGATGAACTCTCAATCATAGCTATATTAAAAAACAAATCAAAAGATAAATATAGTGATGAGGATTTATCCCCAAAAGTTGATAGTTTGTTTCTAAAGTTTGAAGATGAATTAACAAACAAACTTTATCAAACAACTTCAATAGAAAAAATAGATAACTTCAAAAATGAAATAATCCAAATAAAAAATGCAGTTGAATCAAAATCTATTATCAAATGCTTTTATAATGATAAAAATAGAGAAATATATCCTCTAAAAATCCTAAATCTTGAAGGATTTTGGTACTTAATCACTTACGAGCCAATAGATAATAAAATAAAAACATTCCACCTAAATACTATAAAAAATATAGAAGTTCTAAATACTCACTTTTCATTTGATGAAGAAAAAATAAAAACCTTTGATAATGCTATTAGTGCTTACTATAAACCAAATAATGAATCTATTTTAGTTCAACTTTTTATAGATTCAAAAGTATCAAGATATTTTTTAAGAAAACCACTAAATAAAACTCAAAGAGTATTAAAAATCTATGATGATGAATCAGTTGATTTGGAACTAACTATTACAGACTATATGGAGATAATTCCAACAATTCAAAGATATATTCCACATATAGGAGTAATTGAACCTGATGAGTTGAAAAACAAAGTAAAAGAAAATGTTGAAATTTATTTGAAAAGGTTTGAGTGA
- a CDS encoding TerB family tellurite resistance protein — translation MLLMKLQSKEKFSFLQLAHYLARIDNKYGEREEEIISEYCTEMGIENLDSFDMDKFSLEDILKDFKSEASKRIVILELMILIHIDHSFNINEQILIEKISESFGIDVDDVNDYSQWGKSVAMLYEVAKIFINEKKKLH, via the coding sequence ATGTTATTAATGAAATTACAATCAAAAGAAAAGTTCTCTTTTTTACAATTAGCACATTATTTAGCAAGAATAGATAATAAATATGGTGAAAGAGAAGAAGAAATAATATCTGAATATTGCACAGAAATGGGAATTGAAAACTTGGATTCATTCGATATGGATAAATTTAGTTTAGAAGATATTTTAAAAGATTTTAAATCAGAAGCAAGTAAGAGAATTGTAATTTTAGAGTTAATGATTTTAATTCATATAGATCATAGTTTTAATATAAACGAACAAATATTAATTGAAAAAATTTCAGAGAGTTTTGGAATCGATGTTGATGACGTAAATGATTATTCTCAGTGGGGAAAATCAGTTGCAATGCTGTATGAAGTAGCAAAAATTTTTATAAATGAGAAAAAAAAACTTCATTAA